The Cystobacter ferrugineus genome has a window encoding:
- a CDS encoding NmrA family NAD(P)-binding protein — MTILVTGATGTVGRQVVDQLVKRGADVRALVRDTAKANFLTALLGRPLRSYRDFASKIAASA; from the coding sequence ATGACCATCCTCGTTACCGGCGCAACCGGCACAGTCGGCCGCCAGGTTGTCGATCAACTCGTGAAGCGTGGCGCCGATGTGCGCGCTCTCGTCCGCGATACCGCGAAGGCCAACTTCCTGACCGCGCTCCTGGGCCGTCCCCTGCGCTCCTATCGCGACTTCGCCTCCAAGATCGCGGCCTCGGCCTGA